The following proteins are co-located in the Malus sylvestris chromosome 13, drMalSylv7.2, whole genome shotgun sequence genome:
- the LOC126597433 gene encoding uncharacterized protein LOC126597433 has protein sequence MLKHFQLGRWTVLVSSPPKSPFSPNATTITSSSSESAATRYFTTCCASAFNVNAFRPRGLSTRCAARRRVLRYDDDEDDDEDVEYGHNKEIAVLELYSQSVRGEALIVHALVDDQDVEVLIFKGFSSSLSYGTSPDPSKSILPARAVIKAIDRVKGPFDPSNIEYLQKGLTWEAFKSTTLPPNLQLPI, from the exons ATGTTGAAGCATTTCCAATTGGGAAGATGGACTGTGCTGGTCTCCTCCCCACCCAAATCACCCTTTTCTCCAAATGCAACCACCataacctcctcctcctctgaaTCTGCAGCTACCAGATATTTCACTACATGCTGTGCCTCAGCCTTCAACGTGAATGCCTTTAGACCAAGGGGCTTGAGCACTCGATGCGCTGCCAGGCGGAGAGTGCTCAGATACGACGATGACGAGGATGATGATGAGGACGTCGAGTACGGACACAATAAGGAGATAGCAGTGTTGGAATTATACAGTCAGAGTGTGAGAGGAGAAGCACTTATCGTGCATGCATTGGTGGATGACCAGGATGTAGAAGTGCTTATCTTCAAG GGATTCTCTTCGAGCTTGAGTTATGGGACGTCACCGGACCCATCGAAGAGCATTCTTCCAGCAAGGGCAGTGATCAAGGCTATAGACAGGGTGAAAGGACCTTTTGACCCTTCTAATATTGAATACTTGCAGAAAGGCCTCACCTGGGAAGCGTTTAAGAGCACTACTCTACCCCCCAACTTACAACTCCCAATTTGA
- the LOC126597432 gene encoding phragmoplastin DRP1C, translating into MARLESLIGLVNRIQRACTVLGDHGGEGMSLWEALPTVAVVGGQSSGKSSVLESVVGRDFLPRGSGIVTRRPLVLQLHKIDEGRSEYAEFLHCPKKKFTDFASVRKEISDETDRITGKTKHISNIPIHLSIYSPNVVNLTLIDLPGLTKVAVEGQPDTIVEDIENMVRSYVEKPNCIILAISPANQDIATSDAIKLAREVDPSGERTFGVLTKLDLMDKGTNALDVIEGRSYRLQHPWVGIVNRSQADINKNVDMIAARRKEQEYFETSPEYGHLAHKMGSEYLAKLLSKHLEVVIRQRIPSIIALINKTIDELNAELDRIGRPIGVDSGAQLYTILELCRAFDRVFKEHLDGGRPGGDRIYKVFDHQLPAALKKLPLDRHLSIKNVQKVVTEADGYQPHLIAPEQGYRRLIDGSIVYFKGPAEASVDAVHFVLKELVRKSIAETEELKRFPTLRSDIAAASTEALERFRDESRKTVTRLVEMESSYLTVEFFRKLNSEPERTPGQAGSKADKHSKEKETVQNMDTFGDNYLRRIASNVSSYINMVCETLRLSIPKAVVHCQVREAKRNLLNHFYARIGRQEKERLGAMLDEDPALMERRTNIAKRLELYKSARDEIDSVAWK; encoded by the exons ATGGCCAGATTGGAGAGCTTGATCGGGCTGGTCAATCGCATCCAGCGAGCCTGCACCGTTCTCGGCGATCATGGCGGCGAGGGAATGTCGCTCTGGGAAGCCCTTCCGACGGTCGCCGTTGTCGGAGGCCAG aGTTCCGGAAAATCGTCGGTTTTGGAAAGCGTCGTTGGGAGAGATTTCTTGCCTCGTGGATCCG GTATTGTGACGAGGAGACCATTAGTGTTGCAACTTCATAAGATAGACGAGGGACGGTCTGAATATGCAGAGTTTCTTCATTGTCCTAAGAAGAAGTTCACTGATTTTG CTTCTGTACGTAAGGAGATCTCGGATGAGACTGATCGTATAACTGGGAAGACAAAACACATCTCTAACATTCCAATTCATCTCAGCATATATTCTCCAAATG TTGTAAACTTAACACTTATCGATCTTCCTGGATTGACAAAGGTGGCTGTAG AGGGACAACCAGACACCATTGTTGAGGATATTGAGAATATGGTCCGTTCTTATGTTGAGAAG CCTAACTGCATTATATTGGCTATATCTCCTGCTAATCAAGATATTGCCACTTCAGATGCCATCAAACTTGCAAGAGAAGTCGACCCTTCAG GTGAAAGAACATTTGGAGTGCTAACGAAACTCGATCTGATGGACAAGGGAACCAATGCTCTGGAT GTTATAGAAGGAAGGTCATATAGGCTGCAACACCCATGGGTAGGAATTGTGAATCGTTCACAAGCTGATATCAATAAGAACGTTGATATGATTGCTGCTCGTCGTAAGGAGCAAGAATACTTTGAAACTAGTCCTGAATATGGGCACTTAGCACACAAAATGGGTTCAGAGTATCTTGCCAAACTTTTGTCTAAG CATTTGGAGGTTGTCATTAGGCAACGGATACCTAGCATCATTGCTTTGATAAACAAGACAATTGATGAGCTTAATGCAGAGCTGGATCGTATTGGCAGGCCAATTGGTGTAGATTCAGGG GCCCAGCTGTACACTATTTTAGAATTATGTCGTGCATTTGACCGTGTATTTAAGGAACACCTGGATGGAGG GCGGCCTGGTGGAGATCGTATATATAAGGTTTTTGACCATCAATTACCAGCTGCTTTGAAAAAGCTTCCCCTTGATCGTCATCTCTCTATAAAGAATGTCCAAAAAGTTGTTACTGAGGCTGATGGTTATCAGCCCCATTTGATTGCTCCAGAACAAGGATACCGAAGACTCATTGATGGATCTATCGTCTATTTCAAAGGACCAGCTGAAGCCTCTGTGGATGCT GTGCactttgttttgaaagaacttgTACGGAAGTCGATAGCTGAAACCGAG GAATTGAAGCGATTCCCTACGCTTCGGTCTGATATAGCAGCAGCTTCCACGGAAGCGTTGGAAAGGTTTCGTGATGAAAGCAGGAAAACTGTTACACGACTTGTGGAAATGGAATCTAGCTATCTAACAGTGGAATTTTTTAGAAAGCTTAATTCAGAACCAGAAAGAACTCCAGGTCAAGCAGGATCGAAGGCAGATAAACACTCAAAAGAGAAAGAAACAGTGCAAAATATGGACACTTTCGGAGATAATTATCTCAGGAGGATTG CATCAAATGTCAGCTCTTACATCAATATGGTTTGTGAGACACTGAGGCTTTCGATTCCAAAGGCTGTTGTTCACTGTCAAGTTCGAGAGGCCAAGAGAAATCTGCTCAACCATTTTTACGCCCGAATTGGAAGGCAAGAG AAGGAGAGGCTTGGTGCAATGTTGGATGAGGATCCGGCACTCATGGAAAGGCGAACAAACATTGCTAAACGCCTTGAACTCTACAAGTCCGCTAGAGATGAGATCGATTCTGTCGCATGGAAATGA
- the LOC126596085 gene encoding microtubule-associated protein 70-1-like, translating into MEEAFGDGGYAPMTEYSNGPVHGAAPTPPPLMVSGSFKEGKSSSRRRGFRRPSMDGDELINLLHGSDPVKVELNRLENEVRDKDRELGEAQAQIKALKLSDRAREKACEELTDELSKVEEKLKLTESLLESRNLEIKKINDEKKASMAAQFAAEATLRRVHAAQKDDDMPPIEAILAPLEAELKLARQEIAKLQDDNKALDRLTKSKEAALLEAERTVQVALAKASMVDDLQNKNQELMKQIEICQEENKILDKMHRQKVAEVEKLTQTVRELEEAVLSGGAAANAVRDYQRKFQEMNEERKTLDRELARAKVTANRVAVVVANEWKDANDKVMPVKQWLEERRFLQGEMQQLRDKLAITERAAKSEAQLKEKYHMRLKVLEESVRGNSINRSTVEGRSTSNGPSRRQSLGGADNAPKLSSNGFSSKRTPVRSLSSSTSSVLKHAKGTSKSFDGGTRSLDRGKVHLNGTSPSFSVNQSCEGTKDGEAQTNWKGNSDDKPEFSTVDTEDSVPGVLYDLLQKEVVALRKAGHEKDQSLKDKDDAIEMLAKKVDTLTKAMEVEAKKMRREVASMEKEVAAMRVDKEHENRAKRFGHTKSSVSSAQVLSGRGLARSGLTRSTQ; encoded by the exons ATGGAGGAGGCTTTCGGCGACGGAGGTTATGCTCCGATGACGGAGTACAGTAACGGACCGGTTCATGGGGCTGCGCCGACACCGCCGCCGCTGATGGTGTCGGGATCGTTCAAGGAGGGGAAGAGCTCATCGCGGAGGAGAGGATTCAGGAGGCCGAGTATGGACGGCGACGAGCTCATAAACCTCTTGCACGGCTCGGATCCGGTCAAGGTCGAGCTCAATCGGCTCGAGAATGAAGTCAGAG ATAAGGACCGGGAGTTAGGAGAGGCACAGGCTCAGATCAAGGCTCTCAAGCTCTCTGATAGAGCCAGAGAAAAGGCTTGTGAAGAG CTCACTGATGAGTTGTCGAAGGTGGAAGAAAAGCTGAAGTTGACAGAATCACTTCTAGAAAGCAGA AATCTTGAAATTAAGAAAATCAATGATGAGAAGAAAGCTTCCATGGCTGCTCAGTTCGCAGCTGAAGCTACTCTACGGAGGGTTCATGCTGCGCAAAAGGATGATGATATGCCTCCTATTGAAGCCATTCTTGCACCTCTGGAGGCAGAGCTCAAGCTTGCCCGGCAAGAG ATTGCAAAACTTCAAGATGATAACAAAGCTTTGGATCGCCTTACCAAATCAAAAGAAGCAGCTTTACTTGAGGCTGAGAGGACTGTTCAGGTTGCCTTGGCTAAGGCCTCCATGGTGGATGATCTTCAGAATAAAAACCAAGAGTTGATGAAACAGATAGAAATTTGTCAG gaagaaaataaaattttagacAAGATGCATAGACAAAAGGTTGCTGAGGTTGAAAAGCTTACTCAGACTGTGCGGGAGTTGGAAGAGGCTGTTCTTTCGGGTGGTGCAGCGGCAAATGCTGTGAGGGATTATCAGCGGAAGTTTCAGGAGATGAAT GAGGAAAGGAAAACTCTGGACCGGGAGTTGGCCCGTGCAAAAGTAACAGCAAATAGAGTAGCTGTAGTGGTAGCAAATGAGTGGAAAGATGCTAATGACAAAGTGATGCCTGTAAAACAATGGCTTGAAGAACGGAGATTTTTGCAG GGAGAAATGCAACAACTTCGTGACAAGCTTGCCATAACTGAGCGAGCTGCCAAGTCTGAAGCTCAGTTGAAA GAAAAATATCACATGCGACTTAAAGTGCTTGAGGAGAGTGTGAGAGGTAACAGTATTAATCGCAGCACAGTAGAGGGAAGAAGTACAAGCAATGGGCCTTCTCGACGTCAGTCCCTGGGTGGAGCTGATAACGCTCCAAAATTAAGCTCCAATGGGTTTTCATCCAAGAGAACTCCCGTCAGGTCTTTGTCCTCCAGCACCAGTTCAGTGTTAAAGCATGCTAAAGGCACATCAAAATCATTTGATGGTGGTACAAGATCATTGGACAGGGGTAAGGTTCACTTGAACGGTACAAGCCCCAGTTTCTCTGTCAACCAATCTTGTGAGGGAACAAAGGATGGTGAAGCTCAAACTAACTGGAAAGGAAATTCAGATGATAAGCCTGAGTTCTCGACAGTGGATACGGAGGATAGTGTCCCAGGGGTTTTGTATGATTTGTTGCAGAAAGAGGTTGTAGCGTTGAGGAAAGCTGGTCATGAGAAAGATCAAAGCCTGAAAGACAAGGATGATGCTATTGAG ATGTTAGCCAAGAAGGTAGATACCTTGACTAAAGCAATGGAGGTTGAAgcaaagaaaatgagaagagaagTTGCTTCCATGGAGAAGGAGGTAGCTGCCATGCGTGTGGACAAAGAGCATGAGAATAGGGCCAAGCGGTTTGGTCATACCAAAAGTTCTGTCAGCAGTGCTCAGGTTCTCTCTGGAAG GGGTCTTGCGCGAAGTGGGTTAACCCGCAGCACCCAATAA
- the LOC126596087 gene encoding E3 ubiquitin protein ligase RIE1-like: MSSESSTTAAAAAPESRAPLLLPRQGSNGRDSSDLGSPTARTGTLAMLLGRATGRRGASMLVRETAARELDERRADWGYSKPVVALDMMWNTAFVVVSVVMLIWTEDERPNTPIRLWIYGYALQCFAHVVLVWVEYRRRNNIAWRLSRRNQEAQQEEHQVDIDAVDTDDEEAARELATSTRSSVSKRLETMNTMASFLWWIVGFYWVVSGGEVLLQNAPRLYWLAVVFLAFDVFFAIFCVVLACLIGVALCCCLPCIIAILYTVAGQEGASEADLTILPKYWFRANSEEKPSVGAGKMIPAETSSGYLAVERVLLPEDAECCICLSPYEDGAELHTLPCNHHFHATCIVKWLKMNATCPLCKYNILKGNDPV; encoded by the exons ATGTCATCGGAATCGTCAACtacggcggcggcggcggcgccCGAGTCACGTGCGCCGCTTCTTCTCCCCCGCCAGGGGAGCAACGGCCGGGATTCGTCCGACCTCGGCTCCCCGACCGCCCGGACCGGCACGCTGGCGATGCTGCTGGGACGGGCCACCGGGCGCAGGGGGGCGTCGATGCTGGTGCGGGAGACGGCGGCGCGGGAGCTGGACGAGCGGCGAGCCGACTGGGGGTACTCGAAGCCGGTGGTGGCTCTGGACATGATGTGGAACACGGCGTTCGTGGTGGTGTCGGTGGTGATGCTGATATGGACGGAGGACGAGCGCCCGAACACGCCGATCCGGCTGTGGATCTACGGGTATGCGCTCCAGTGTTTTGCACACGTGGTGCTGGTGTGGGTGGAGTACCGGAGGAGGAATAATATTGCTTGGAGGCTTAGTAGGAGAAACCAGGAGGCCCAGCAGGAGGAGCACCAGGTGGATATCGATGCTGTCGATACCGACGATGAAGAAGCAGCTAGGGAATTGGCGACTTCCACTCGCTCCAG TGTCTCTAAACGACTTGAAACGATGAATACAATGGCATCATTTCTCTGGTGGATAGTTGGCTTCTATTGGGTAGTTTCTGGGGGTGAAGTTCTTCTGCAAAATGCTCCGCGTTTGTACTG GTTGGCTGTGGTTTTTCTGGCATTTGATGTCTTCTTTGCCATCTTTTGTGTTGTCCTGGCATGTTTGATTGGAGTTGCTCTTTGTTGCTGTTTGCCATGCATCATTGCAATTCTTTACACCGTTGCAGGACAG GAAGGTGCATCCGAAGCAGATCTCACTATTCTGCCAAAATACTGGTTTCGAGCGAACAGTGAGGAAAAACCTAGTGTTGGAGCAGGGAAAATGATTCCGGCAGAAACAAGCAGCGGGTACCTAGCAGTTGAGCGTGTTCTTTTACCTGAGGATGCG GAATGTTGTATATGTCTCAGCCCGTATGAGGATGGGGCAGAGCTTCATACGCTTCCCtgtaatcatcatttccacGCTACGTGCATTGTGAAATGGCTTAAAATGAATGCAACATGTCCTCTCTGCAAGTACAACATTCTCAAGGGAAATGATCCGGTTTAA
- the LOC126596088 gene encoding probable UDP-3-O-acyl-N-acetylglucosamine deacetylase 1, mitochondrial codes for MTLSSAFNAFKSSKSIFWKSTGRLQQTLAGCIERKGKSLHSGKVSAVKLWPDHAGKGRYFVCRSNAIRASVEFAEESPLCTTLCKDGVKIRTVEHLLSALEAMEVDNCRIEVKNSDPEDIDVEVPIFDGSAREWVEAIKQVGLKEATDEHGNCCEKMAAHMNEPVHVWRNNSFVAAFPSPEIRITYGIDFPQVDAIGCQWFSVTSLDNSFYSKHIALSRTFCIYEEVERMREAGLIKGGGLENAIVCSASKGWLNPPLRFPDEPCRHKVLDLIGDLSLFARFGSQGLPVAHIVAYKGGHALHSDLVRRLSGTK; via the exons ATGACACTCTCCAGTGCCTTCAACGCATTCAAGTCCTCCAAATCCATCTTCTGGAAATCT ACCGGTAGGCTTCAGCAGACCTTAGCGGGATGCATAGAGCGGAAAGGGAAGAGCTTGCACAGCGGCAAGGTCTCCGCCGTGAAATTGTGGCCGGATCACGCCGGCAAAGGGAGATACTTTGTTTGCCGGTCAAATGCGATTCGAGCTTCGGTTGAGTTTGCCGAGGAATCGCCTCTCTGCACCACTCTCTGTAAAGATGGGGTCAAAATTCGGACAGTTGAGCATTTGCTTTCGGCTTTGGAAGCTATGGAGGTTGACAATTGCCGGATTGAGGTCAAGAACTCGGACCCCGAAGATATCGATGTTGAG GTTCCTATTTTTGATGGGTCAGCAAGAGAATGGGTGGAGGCTATAAAACAAGTTGGTCTAAAAGAGGCAACAGATGAGCATGGCAACTGTTGTGAAAAGATGGCGGCACATATGAACGAACCAGTTCATGTCTGGAGGAATAATTCTTTTGTAGCTGCTTTCCCATCACCAGAAATCCGTATCACTTACGGGATTGACTTTCCGCAG GTGGATGCTATTGGCTGCCAGTGGTTTTCTGTCACCTCCTTGGATAACTCTTTCTATTCCAAGCATATTGCTTTGTCAAGAACCTTTTGCATTTACGAGGAG GTGGAGCGAATGCGCGAGGCAGGACTCATAAAGGGTGGTGGGTTAGAAAACGCAATTGTTTGCAG TGCTAGTAAGGGTTGGTTGAACCCACCGCTGCGTTTTCCAGATGAACCTTGTCGACACAAGGTCTTAGATCTTATCGGCGACCTTTCCCTTTTCGCAAGGTTTGGAAGCCAAGGGCTTCCAGTGGCACATATAGTGGCATACAAG GGTGGCCATGCACTGCATTCCGATTTAGTTCGCCGGCTGTCGGGAACTAAATAA